One Flavobacterium sp. 90 DNA segment encodes these proteins:
- a CDS encoding DUF6646 family protein, producing the protein MKKIITLLFLASFGITQAQQAFKGKGDIKVNVGANLQDGGSGIQGSVDFGLGENFSFGFVANYLLGVDNFNGFYHNNPTPYYDQKPDFSDRFDAKARINANLSSVIGVEQLDVYPGLSLGLHNFGGHVGGRYFFTEGFGVFTEIGFPIAKYGSNNDVFDHLNNQTTFSLGASFNL; encoded by the coding sequence ATGAAAAAGATCATCACACTTTTGTTTTTAGCATCATTTGGAATTACACAAGCACAACAAGCTTTTAAAGGAAAAGGAGATATTAAAGTTAACGTAGGAGCTAATCTTCAAGATGGTGGTTCAGGAATTCAAGGATCAGTTGATTTTGGTTTAGGAGAAAATTTCTCTTTTGGTTTTGTTGCTAATTATTTATTAGGCGTTGATAATTTTAATGGTTTTTACCACAATAACCCAACTCCATATTATGACCAAAAACCAGACTTTAGTGATCGTTTTGATGCTAAAGCAAGAATTAATGCAAATTTAAGCAGCGTTATTGGTGTTGAACAACTGGATGTTTATCCTGGTTTAAGCTTAGGATTACACAATTTTGGCGGACATGTTGGTGGTCGTTATTTCTTTACAGAAGGTTTTGGTGTTTTCACAGAAATTGGATTCCCAATCGCAAAATATGGCAGTAACAATGATGTATTCGATCATTTAAATAATCAAACTACTTTTAGTTTAGGAGCTTCTTTTAATTTATAA
- a CDS encoding nucleoside recognition domain-containing protein, translated as MVLSRFWLTIFISSIIFIIISLFTANTYTIDYVLNGKKDDPILVSEKYAEQLPAFIKDSIKKAPDQTMIINRDTLNADTTYVYKNKTVKIYSGVQKSDGLLPTCKTTLLDLILPLIAYLAFFCGLMELLIISGVSGKLAKALSPVFVKVFPSIPKNHPSISYMTLNFAANFLGLDSAATPFGLKAMESLQEINPDKDKASDAQIMFMCLHASGLTLIATSIIGYRAAANASNPADVMLPCIITSFIGTIAAFLIVGIKQKINFKSASLVIALMVLIAAIVGLLMYVNHLDLIGKNYFTANLSGLILIGIIVATLIFSFLHEKKFTEANTTVFDAFVVGANNGVKTGVTIFPYVLGMLVAISLFRNSGLFEIISDGIAFIFSNMGVNKQITDALPVAMLRPFSSAGSRGFLIDSMNTFGADSLTGRLSSIFQCSAESTFYVIAVYFGSVNIKNTRYALGTMLLVDVICVITAIFVASWFF; from the coding sequence ATGGTATTAAGTAGATTTTGGTTAACTATTTTTATTTCGTCGATTATCTTTATTATAATCAGCTTATTCACAGCCAACACTTATACTATTGATTATGTTTTGAATGGAAAAAAGGATGATCCTATTCTTGTTTCTGAAAAATATGCGGAGCAACTTCCTGCTTTCATCAAAGACAGTATCAAAAAAGCGCCGGATCAAACGATGATTATCAATCGTGATACGCTTAATGCCGACACGACTTATGTTTATAAAAACAAAACCGTAAAAATTTACAGCGGCGTTCAAAAATCAGATGGTTTATTGCCAACTTGCAAAACTACTTTGCTTGATTTGATTCTGCCACTTATCGCCTATCTTGCTTTTTTCTGCGGATTAATGGAACTTTTAATCATTTCTGGAGTATCCGGAAAATTAGCCAAAGCCTTAAGTCCGGTTTTTGTGAAGGTATTTCCAAGTATTCCAAAAAACCATCCTTCGATATCGTATATGACGTTAAACTTTGCCGCTAATTTCTTGGGATTAGATTCTGCTGCAACGCCATTCGGTCTTAAAGCAATGGAAAGTTTACAAGAAATAAACCCCGATAAAGACAAAGCCAGCGACGCACAAATTATGTTTATGTGTTTACACGCTTCTGGTTTGACTTTGATCGCAACTTCCATTATTGGTTATCGCGCTGCCGCAAACGCAAGTAATCCTGCAGATGTTATGCTGCCTTGCATCATTACTTCGTTTATTGGTACAATTGCCGCCTTTTTAATTGTTGGAATAAAACAAAAAATCAATTTCAAAAGCGCTTCTCTTGTTATCGCCTTAATGGTATTAATCGCCGCCATTGTTGGTTTGTTGATGTATGTGAACCATTTAGACTTAATAGGAAAAAATTATTTCACCGCTAATCTTTCAGGATTAATATTAATCGGGATAATTGTTGCGACTTTGATATTTTCGTTCCTACATGAAAAGAAATTTACCGAAGCAAACACTACTGTTTTTGATGCTTTCGTAGTTGGAGCAAATAACGGAGTTAAAACGGGAGTTACTATTTTCCCATATGTTTTAGGAATGTTAGTTGCTATTTCATTATTCAGAAACAGCGGTTTATTTGAAATTATCAGTGATGGCATCGCCTTTATTTTCTCAAATATGGGTGTCAACAAACAAATAACCGATGCTTTACCGGTTGCGATGTTAAGACCTTTTAGTTCTGCAGGATCACGAGGATTTTTGATTGACTCCATGAATACTTTTGGTGCTGATTCCTTAACGGGAAGATTAAGCAGCATTTTTCAATGTAGTGCCGAAAGTACTTTTTATGTAATTGCTGTTTATTTTGGTTCTGTTAATATCAAAAATACCCGATATGCTTTAGGCACAATGCTTCTGGTTGATGTGATTTGCGTGATTACGGCGATTTTTGTTGCTAGCTGGTTTTTTTAA
- a CDS encoding PAS domain-containing protein: MKTNKFEEASSRHSLPIMAWEFHCEYLRELKAVLTDLKKMKKISDQFAWNDVNLDIKDRIQDEVVLVTDVDLKIVFASNGLKKMTGYKEEEVLGKTPKMFQGPTTCKATLEEMKEAIKLQIPFEKTIQNYRKDGRVYKCKINASPVFNIKGKLTHFIAFEKNLSA, translated from the coding sequence ATGAAAACTAATAAATTTGAAGAAGCTTCAAGTCGACATTCACTGCCAATTATGGCATGGGAATTTCATTGTGAATATTTGAGAGAACTGAAAGCTGTTTTGACTGATTTGAAGAAAATGAAAAAGATTTCGGATCAATTCGCGTGGAATGACGTTAATCTTGATATTAAAGATCGAATTCAGGACGAAGTTGTGTTGGTTACGGATGTAGATCTCAAAATTGTTTTTGCCTCAAATGGATTAAAAAAAATGACGGGTTATAAAGAAGAGGAAGTACTTGGTAAAACACCAAAGATGTTTCAGGGACCAACAACGTGTAAAGCTACTTTAGAAGAAATGAAAGAAGCCATTAAATTGCAAATCCCATTTGAAAAAACAATTCAAAACTACAGAAAAGATGGTAGAGTTTATAAATGCAAGATTAATGCTTCGCCGGTTTTTAATATAAAAGGAAAATTAACGCACTTTATAGCTTTCGAAAAAAATCTTAGTGCTTAA
- a CDS encoding methylated-DNA--[protein]-cysteine S-methyltransferase — protein MNHTVHIQTPIGIARIIGDENGVSEISVLDEGEISTEIPNELKDAVLQLQEYFDKKRLDFDFKLNPKGTDFQQKVWKSLLEIPYGKTISYMDQTKKLGDVKAIRAVASANGKNPLWIVVPCHRVIGTNGSLTGYAGGLSRKKWLLEHENPTTQQSLF, from the coding sequence ATGAATCATACAGTTCATATTCAGACTCCTATAGGAATTGCGCGAATTATTGGAGACGAAAATGGCGTTTCGGAGATTTCTGTTTTAGATGAAGGAGAAATTTCTACAGAGATTCCCAATGAATTAAAAGATGCTGTTCTTCAACTTCAGGAATACTTTGATAAAAAAAGACTTGATTTCGATTTCAAACTAAACCCAAAAGGAACTGATTTTCAGCAAAAAGTATGGAAATCACTTTTGGAAATTCCATATGGAAAAACGATAAGTTACATGGATCAGACTAAAAAACTGGGCGATGTAAAAGCGATTCGCGCCGTAGCATCTGCAAATGGTAAAAATCCGTTATGGATTGTCGTGCCTTGTCATCGCGTTATTGGAACAAATGGTTCTTTAACCGGTTATGCTGGAGGTTTGTCACGTAAAAAATGGTTACTCGAACATGAAAACCCAACTACACAACAAAGTTTATTCTAA
- the tnpA gene encoding IS200/IS605 family transposase — MSNTFHQVYIQIVFAVKYREAVITKECKPKILSVIGNLINETGCKTIIVNGTEDHIHCLLALKPTISISDLMKVVKGKSSKFINDHQLTKHRFEWQVGYGAFSYSKSHIDRVYKYIGNQEEHHKKQNFKDEYSSFLDKYECHI, encoded by the coding sequence ATGTCAAATACATTTCATCAAGTTTATATTCAGATCGTTTTTGCAGTAAAATATAGAGAAGCAGTCATAACGAAGGAATGTAAACCTAAAATATTAAGTGTAATTGGAAATTTAATAAATGAAACAGGTTGTAAAACCATTATCGTAAATGGCACAGAAGATCATATTCATTGTCTTTTAGCTCTTAAACCTACAATTTCTATTTCGGATTTGATGAAAGTTGTAAAAGGAAAATCATCAAAATTTATAAATGATCATCAATTGACAAAACATAGATTTGAATGGCAGGTAGGTTATGGTGCTTTTTCATATAGCAAATCTCACATCGACAGGGTCTATAAATACATTGGTAATCAGGAAGAACATCACAAAAAACAAAATTTCAAAGATGAATATTCTTCTTTTTTAGACAAATATGAATGTCACATTTGA
- a CDS encoding winged helix DNA-binding domain-containing protein: protein MTHSEISHYRLASQKLYKTTTCSPQEIVKHLGAMQAQDYAMAKWAIGSRCDSSEKAIEEAINSAEIIRTHILRPTWHFVASHDIYWMLDLSAPQVKRFTTSAAKKYGYDDKKLDQVNSQIEKMLSGNNYLTRDEIMQELNIKKTSNEDFLSAAIMMNAELDGLVCNGKMKGKQITYSLLEERVVKPKNKLTKEEALAKLALRYFTSHGPATLLDFSWWSGFPPTTCKPTINAIELQLNSIEIDDQTYWFGNDISVESNFRESVHFLPAFDEILISYKTREASILSEHQSKAFTNNGIFKPIILENGKVIGTWKRTLKKDHAKIETQFFHEIESHKKTILFEELKAFENYLGTKIVIE, encoded by the coding sequence ATGACACATTCGGAAATATCACATTATCGCCTTGCTTCGCAAAAGCTTTATAAAACGACTACATGTTCGCCGCAGGAAATTGTAAAGCATTTAGGCGCAATGCAGGCACAGGATTATGCGATGGCAAAATGGGCGATTGGTTCTCGTTGTGATTCTTCTGAAAAAGCGATTGAAGAAGCCATAAATTCAGCTGAAATAATTCGAACTCATATTCTAAGACCAACCTGGCATTTTGTTGCGTCTCATGATATTTATTGGATGTTGGATCTTTCGGCGCCACAAGTCAAACGATTTACAACTTCTGCTGCCAAAAAATATGGTTATGATGACAAAAAACTAGATCAGGTTAATTCCCAAATCGAAAAAATGTTAAGTGGAAATAATTATTTGACACGCGACGAGATCATGCAGGAACTTAATATCAAAAAAACTTCTAACGAAGATTTTTTAAGTGCCGCTATTATGATGAATGCTGAATTGGATGGTTTGGTTTGTAATGGAAAAATGAAAGGCAAGCAAATCACTTATTCTCTACTTGAAGAAAGAGTTGTTAAGCCAAAAAACAAACTTACAAAAGAAGAGGCTTTGGCAAAATTAGCGCTTCGATATTTCACAAGTCATGGTCCCGCAACGTTACTTGACTTTTCGTGGTGGTCTGGTTTTCCGCCAACTACCTGCAAACCGACCATTAATGCAATAGAGTTGCAATTGAATTCTATTGAGATTGATGACCAAACATATTGGTTTGGAAATGATATTTCTGTGGAATCTAACTTCCGCGAAAGCGTTCATTTTCTTCCTGCTTTTGATGAGATTTTGATTTCGTATAAAACTCGTGAAGCGTCTATTTTATCAGAACATCAATCTAAAGCTTTTACGAATAATGGAATCTTTAAACCAATTATTCTCGAAAACGGAAAAGTCATTGGAACCTGGAAAAGAACCCTTAAAAAAGATCACGCCAAAATAGAAACGCAATTTTTTCATGAAATCGAAAGTCATAAAAAAACAATTCTGTTTGAAGAACTTAAAGCTTTTGAAAACTATCTGGGAACAAAAATTGTGATCGAATGA
- a CDS encoding metallophosphoesterase family protein yields the protein MRTFVIGDIHGGLLALEQVIKRAEITTEDTLIFLGDYVDGWSQSPQVIDYLIDLKSKQNCICIKGNHDDLLLSWFRNETEEIDETSWYKHGGEATVKAYQKVSAETIKIHIAFLESLEDYYLDEENRLYVHAGFTNVNGITYEYFPKLFFWDRTLWETALSLDPNLKEGDLFYPKRFTLYKEIFIGHTPVTRIGETVPVQKANVWNVDTGAAFKGPLTMMNVETKEFYQSDPLNELYSDEKGRN from the coding sequence ATGCGAACATTTGTTATAGGCGACATACACGGCGGATTATTAGCGCTTGAACAAGTGATAAAAAGAGCCGAAATTACAACTGAAGATACTCTCATATTTTTAGGCGATTATGTTGATGGATGGAGCCAATCGCCACAAGTAATTGATTATCTGATTGATTTAAAAAGCAAACAAAATTGCATTTGCATTAAAGGAAATCATGATGATTTGTTGTTATCCTGGTTTAGAAACGAAACTGAAGAAATTGACGAAACTTCGTGGTACAAACACGGCGGTGAAGCAACGGTTAAGGCTTACCAAAAAGTCAGCGCCGAAACAATCAAAATTCATATCGCATTTTTAGAATCACTGGAAGATTACTATCTAGACGAAGAAAACCGCTTGTATGTACACGCAGGTTTTACAAACGTCAACGGAATAACCTACGAATATTTCCCTAAATTATTCTTTTGGGACAGAACCTTATGGGAAACGGCACTTTCATTAGATCCAAATCTAAAAGAAGGCGATTTGTTTTACCCAAAACGTTTTACTTTATACAAAGAAATCTTTATTGGACATACGCCTGTAACAAGAATTGGCGAAACGGTTCCCGTTCAAAAAGCGAATGTCTGGAATGTAGATACCGGCGCAGCTTTTAAAGGTCCACTTACAATGATGAATGTTGAAACCAAAGAGTTCTATCAAAGCGATCCGTTAAATGAATTGTATTCTGACGAAAAAGGTAGGAATTAA
- a CDS encoding fumarate hydratase, translating to MIDFIYQDPYPILKDDTQYRKITSDFVKVEQFGEREVLTVDPKGLELLAEEALTDVSFMLRTTHLQKLRNILDDPEATDNDRFVAYNLLQNASVAAEGQLPSCQDTGTAIVMAKKGESIFTGVDDAEWLSRGIFNTYQKRNLRYSQIVPISMFEEKNSGSNLPAQIDIYAKKGTSYEFLFMAKGGGSANKTYLYQQTKSLLNDKSMDAFIRTKIKDLGTSACPPYHLALVIGGTSAEANLSAVKKASAGYYDHLPTSGNMAGQAFRDIEWEQRVQKICQESAIGAQFGGKYFTHDVRVIRLPRHAASCPVGLGVSCSADRNIKGKITKDGIFVEQLEVNPKQFLPETAPHLEAPVEIDLDMPMADILAKLSQYPIKTRLKLNGTVIVARDIAHAKIMELLEAGKPMPEYFKNHPVYYAGPAKTPEGMASGSFGPTTAGRMDVYVDEFQKHGGSMIMLAKGNRTKQVTDACHKYGGFYLGSIGGPAAILAQDNILKVEVVDFEELGMEAVRKITVKDFPAFIITDDKGNDFFENL from the coding sequence ATGATTGATTTTATATACCAAGACCCTTATCCTATTTTAAAGGATGATACGCAATACCGCAAAATCACTTCTGATTTTGTAAAAGTAGAGCAGTTTGGAGAACGTGAAGTTTTAACCGTTGATCCAAAAGGACTAGAATTATTGGCTGAAGAAGCCTTAACAGATGTTTCGTTTATGTTGCGAACGACACATTTGCAAAAACTACGCAATATTCTTGATGATCCTGAAGCTACAGATAACGATCGTTTTGTAGCTTATAATTTGCTTCAAAATGCTTCGGTCGCTGCCGAAGGTCAATTACCAAGTTGCCAGGATACAGGAACGGCGATTGTAATGGCCAAAAAAGGCGAAAGCATCTTTACCGGTGTTGATGACGCTGAATGGTTGAGCAGAGGAATTTTCAACACGTATCAAAAACGTAATTTACGTTACTCACAGATTGTTCCGATTTCGATGTTTGAAGAAAAAAATTCAGGTTCGAATCTTCCCGCGCAAATTGATATTTATGCTAAAAAAGGAACTTCTTACGAGTTTTTATTTATGGCAAAAGGTGGTGGATCTGCTAATAAAACCTACTTATACCAACAAACTAAGTCTTTATTGAATGATAAATCTATGGATGCTTTCATTCGCACAAAAATCAAAGATTTAGGAACTTCGGCTTGTCCGCCTTACCATTTGGCTTTAGTAATTGGAGGAACTTCAGCGGAAGCAAATCTAAGTGCGGTAAAAAAAGCTTCGGCTGGATATTACGATCATTTACCAACTTCTGGAAATATGGCTGGTCAGGCTTTTCGTGATATCGAATGGGAACAACGCGTTCAGAAAATATGTCAGGAAAGTGCGATTGGTGCGCAATTTGGAGGAAAATATTTTACGCATGATGTTCGTGTAATTCGTTTGCCACGACATGCAGCTTCTTGTCCGGTTGGATTGGGAGTTTCGTGTTCTGCTGATAGAAATATCAAAGGAAAAATCACTAAAGACGGAATTTTCGTTGAGCAATTAGAAGTAAACCCAAAACAATTTTTACCGGAAACAGCTCCACATTTAGAAGCGCCTGTAGAAATTGATCTTGATATGCCAATGGCAGATATTTTGGCTAAATTGAGTCAATATCCAATTAAAACTCGTTTGAAACTTAACGGAACTGTGATTGTTGCCCGTGATATTGCTCACGCAAAAATTATGGAATTATTGGAAGCCGGAAAACCAATGCCGGAATATTTTAAAAATCACCCGGTTTATTACGCCGGACCTGCAAAAACTCCGGAAGGAATGGCTTCAGGAAGTTTTGGACCTACAACTGCAGGACGTATGGACGTTTATGTGGATGAATTCCAGAAACATGGCGGAAGTATGATTATGCTTGCAAAAGGAAACCGTACCAAACAAGTTACAGATGCCTGTCATAAATATGGCGGATTCTACTTGGGTTCTATTGGTGGTCCTGCTGCAATCTTAGCACAAGACAATATCTTAAAAGTAGAAGTTGTTGATTTTGAAGAACTAGGAATGGAAGCTGTTAGAAAAATTACTGTTAAAGATTTCCCTGCTTTTATCATTACTGATGATAAAGGAAATGATTTCTTTGAGAATTTGTAA
- a CDS encoding DUF2207 domain-containing protein, which produces MVRHFRFIFTFSILLLSLSQCFSQTDSTVTEEHERIERIKQFHSDILVKENGNIVVTETITVYAAEQEIDHGIFRELPMKNYSPKARKNNFYTILNVTKDWIKEPYHTDIDSENFTIYVGDKHISLSEGTYTYKITYEVEAQILPYDNFDEVYWNVTGNYWQFEIENVSAKVILPNGASVIQTHCYTGVLGSKESDCNSKIGGNSVYFTSKNLKQKEGFTVAVGFPKGIVHQPFFSPHYKLEEFLSASKLFLAFLPVSLCFLFFYFSWKIYGKDPLPSYESNESIDLKGHFSATSLRYLKERYSNSQTLLVTIISLSIKGAIEITGNGLQTSKDGFEYYLVKGTKTTNLSQEENAVLETLFKESNTFAINSESYIVFGEAEKALEKSLKSQYNLKDYFSFNLKQIFIGVLLTIATIAGYSYLTVGTALLFVIFGFSMMILTVLLITIAIKSIRSKQAALAFPCIIISIFTGVFTYASFFAVNIDKNYSALNAFVIFLLLTGFAIYLSLIGSYTKLGLATKNQTERLKQQLLNYVLDQNSNIIRTYEENLPYAFALEIEEEWNLKFEKALKNLNYTSNWIKTSDGSVGFSNQIVVHFYNTYNSSSASSSSSSGSSGGGSSGGGGGGGGGGGW; this is translated from the coding sequence ATGGTAAGACATTTCAGGTTTATATTCACTTTCAGCATTTTATTACTTTCATTATCGCAATGTTTTAGCCAAACAGATTCTACGGTAACAGAAGAACATGAACGTATTGAAAGAATAAAACAATTTCACTCTGATATTCTAGTAAAGGAAAATGGAAACATTGTTGTTACCGAAACCATTACCGTTTATGCCGCAGAACAAGAAATAGATCACGGTATTTTTCGTGAACTTCCCATGAAAAATTATTCACCTAAGGCGCGTAAAAATAATTTTTATACCATTTTGAATGTTACCAAAGACTGGATCAAAGAACCTTATCACACAGATATCGATAGTGAGAATTTCACGATTTATGTTGGCGATAAACATATTTCTTTAAGTGAAGGAACTTATACTTATAAAATAACTTACGAAGTCGAAGCGCAAATATTGCCATACGACAATTTCGACGAGGTTTATTGGAATGTTACCGGAAACTATTGGCAATTTGAAATCGAAAATGTTTCGGCAAAAGTAATTTTACCTAACGGAGCATCAGTAATTCAAACGCATTGTTATACCGGAGTTTTAGGATCAAAAGAAAGTGATTGCAATTCAAAAATCGGTGGAAATTCGGTTTATTTTACCTCCAAAAATTTAAAACAAAAAGAAGGTTTTACTGTCGCAGTTGGATTTCCAAAAGGAATTGTTCATCAACCGTTCTTTTCGCCACATTATAAATTGGAGGAATTTCTCTCAGCAAGTAAATTATTTTTAGCCTTTCTGCCCGTTTCACTTTGTTTCCTATTTTTCTATTTTTCATGGAAAATCTATGGCAAAGATCCCTTACCTTCCTATGAAAGCAATGAATCTATAGATTTAAAAGGACATTTTTCAGCAACTTCACTTCGATACTTAAAAGAAAGATATTCTAATTCTCAAACACTTTTGGTTACGATAATTAGTCTTTCGATTAAAGGCGCAATCGAAATTACCGGAAACGGTTTGCAAACCTCGAAAGACGGATTCGAATATTATCTGGTAAAAGGGACAAAAACAACCAATTTATCTCAGGAAGAAAATGCCGTTTTAGAGACTTTATTCAAAGAAAGCAACACTTTTGCAATCAATTCTGAGTCATACATTGTTTTTGGCGAGGCAGAAAAAGCGCTTGAAAAATCACTTAAAAGTCAGTACAACTTAAAAGATTATTTTTCTTTCAATCTAAAACAAATTTTTATTGGCGTGCTACTTACAATTGCAACAATTGCCGGATATAGCTACTTAACGGTAGGCACAGCATTGCTATTTGTGATTTTTGGTTTTTCTATGATGATACTTACCGTGCTATTAATCACTATAGCCATCAAGTCAATTAGAAGTAAACAAGCTGCATTAGCTTTTCCTTGCATTATTATTTCCATTTTTACTGGCGTTTTTACCTATGCTTCTTTTTTTGCCGTTAACATCGATAAAAACTATTCGGCTCTAAATGCATTCGTTATATTTTTACTCCTTACCGGCTTTGCAATATATCTGAGCTTGATTGGTTCTTATACTAAACTGGGACTTGCAACAAAAAACCAAACTGAGAGATTAAAACAGCAATTATTAAATTATGTTTTAGATCAAAACTCAAATATAATAAGAACATACGAAGAAAATTTACCCTACGCATTTGCATTGGAAATCGAAGAAGAATGGAATTTAAAATTTGAAAAAGCCTTAAAAAATCTAAATTACACCAGTAACTGGATCAAAACCAGCGATGGTTCTGTTGGATTTTCCAATCAAATTGTAGTTCATTTTTATAATACTTATAATTCCTCTTCAGCCTCAAGTTCTTCCAGCAGCGGAAGTTCAGGTGGTGGAAGCTCCGGTGGCGGAGGTGGAGGCGGCGGTGGCGGTGGCTGGTAG
- the dinB gene encoding DNA polymerase IV, whose amino-acid sequence MSDAPTYRKIIHIDMDAFYASVEQMDNPALRGKPVAVGGSENRGVVSAASYEARKFGVRSAISGVLAKKYCPEIIFVRPRFDRYKEISNKIHKIFYEYTDLVEPLSLDEAYLDVTQNKKGNPSASLLAQEIRMRILNEVGLSASAGISVNKFVAKIASDVNKPNGQKTVNPDEVEAFLEELPIRKFYGVGKVTTEKMYQLGIFTGTDLKSKSLEFLEKYFGKSGSFYYKVVRGIHNSEVKSNRITKSVAAEHTFDVNLSSEIFMLEQLDKIAVSLERRLKKHGISGKTVTLKIKYSDFTQQTRSKTLAYFISDKSLIIETVEELLYQERMRDSVRLLGISLSNLNTEEKKAVVVQLKFAF is encoded by the coding sequence ATGTCAGATGCACCAACATATCGAAAAATTATCCATATTGACATGGATGCTTTTTATGCTTCGGTAGAGCAGATGGATAATCCTGCTTTACGCGGAAAACCTGTTGCTGTTGGTGGTTCAGAAAATAGAGGAGTAGTTTCGGCGGCAAGTTATGAAGCTCGGAAATTTGGTGTTCGAAGCGCGATAAGTGGAGTTTTGGCCAAAAAATATTGTCCCGAAATTATCTTTGTTCGCCCAAGATTTGATCGATACAAAGAGATTTCGAATAAAATTCATAAGATTTTTTACGAATATACAGATTTAGTTGAGCCACTTTCGCTTGACGAGGCATATCTTGATGTAACTCAGAATAAAAAAGGAAATCCAAGTGCGAGTTTGCTTGCGCAGGAAATTAGAATGAGAATTTTGAATGAAGTCGGATTATCAGCTTCCGCGGGAATTTCGGTAAATAAATTTGTAGCTAAAATTGCTAGTGATGTCAATAAACCAAATGGACAAAAAACAGTAAATCCGGATGAAGTCGAAGCTTTTTTGGAAGAATTACCAATTCGGAAGTTTTATGGCGTTGGAAAAGTAACAACCGAAAAAATGTACCAGTTAGGAATTTTTACGGGAACAGATTTAAAAAGTAAATCGTTGGAGTTTTTGGAGAAGTATTTCGGGAAATCAGGTTCTTTTTATTATAAAGTGGTTCGTGGAATTCATAATAGCGAAGTAAAATCAAACCGAATTACCAAATCTGTCGCAGCAGAACATACTTTTGATGTGAATTTATCTTCGGAAATTTTTATGTTGGAGCAACTCGATAAAATTGCTGTTTCATTAGAAAGAAGATTAAAGAAGCACGGTATTTCTGGAAAAACAGTAACACTAAAAATTAAATACAGTGATTTTACGCAACAAACAAGAAGTAAAACCCTGGCTTATTTTATCTCGGATAAAAGTCTGATTATAGAAACAGTAGAAGAATTATTGTATCAGGAACGCATGAGAGATTCGGTTCGATTGCTCGGAATTTCATTAAGTAATCTAAATACCGAAGAAAAAAAGGCGGTTGTCGTGCAGCTTAAGTTTGCCTTTTGA
- a CDS encoding 3'-5' exonuclease: protein MIEKINLNNILFLDIETVPEEENFNSLDAEMQSLWDHKTQYQRKDDFTPEEFYDRAGIWAEFGKIICISVGYFTIKGDVRNFRVTSFFGDEKKILKDFNNLLNNHFNQPQHLLCGHNAKEFDIPFIARRMIINQIAIPDKLNLFGKKPWEIAHLDTLELWKFGDYKHFTSLKLLTKILGVPSPKGDIDGSQVGHVYYVEKDIDRIITYCEKDTIAVAQVFLRLRREELLIDDEIIHV from the coding sequence ATGATAGAAAAAATAAACCTCAACAACATATTATTTCTCGATATAGAAACCGTTCCGGAAGAAGAGAACTTCAATTCGCTTGACGCCGAAATGCAATCTTTATGGGATCATAAAACGCAATATCAAAGAAAAGATGATTTTACTCCTGAAGAATTTTATGATCGCGCCGGAATCTGGGCCGAGTTTGGGAAGATTATCTGTATTTCGGTTGGATATTTCACGATTAAAGGTGATGTCAGAAATTTTAGAGTGACATCGTTTTTTGGCGATGAAAAGAAGATATTAAAGGACTTCAATAATCTGCTAAACAATCATTTTAATCAGCCACAACATCTTTTATGCGGACATAATGCAAAGGAATTTGATATTCCGTTTATTGCCCGAAGAATGATCATCAACCAAATTGCGATTCCTGACAAACTGAATCTATTCGGCAAGAAACCTTGGGAAATTGCTCACTTAGACACTTTAGAATTATGGAAATTTGGCGACTATAAACATTTCACCTCTTTAAAACTATTGACTAAGATTCTAGGCGTTCCATCGCCAAAAGGCGATATTGACGGAAGTCAGGTTGGACATGTGTATTACGTAGAAAAAGACATCGACCGAATTATAACGTATTGCGAAAAAGATACGATTGCCGTAGCGCAAGTTTTCCTTCGCTTACGCCGAGAAGAATTATTAATTGATGATGAAATTATTCATGTATAG